In Patescibacteria group bacterium, a single genomic region encodes these proteins:
- a CDS encoding DNA gyrase subunit B codes for MAKDPEEKKAAKGAKEAEYGADSITVLEGLEPVRKRPGMYIGTTGPDGFHHLITEIFDNSRDEAMGGFANDIEVALLPAPKGKNGEKLGLERVRVVDNGRGIPTGIHKATKVSALETVMTVLHAGGKFGGEGGYKVSGGLHGVGASVVNALSVMCRVEVHQDGGKFMQEYSQGKKKGAVKKVASSKLHGTIVTFQPDPIIFGEQAFDVSRIIGHMRQQAYLVRGLRICVIDARNHPDSDVLDEALDSAFYVRELGLDAPSQTFYFEGGLMSLVKFSNQLQKPIHRNVFYVEKEKRAEGVESVEVALQYVDDISSRIMPFANNIYNAEGGTHITGFKTALTRSLNTYGRKNNLIKESEDNFTGEDVIEGLTAVISVKMREIQFEGQTKGKLGSVEARGAVESVFGEAFGAFLEENPDDARSIVQKVILALRARKAAKAAKDSILRKGALDGMTLPGKLADCQSGTSAEDSEIFIVEGDSAGGTAKMGRDRRTQAVLPLRGKILNIERARLDRMLGSEQIKNLVVAMGTAIGDTFDITKLRYHKVIIATDADVDGAHIRTLILTLLYRYFKPLLDGGYIYIAQPPLYKIKKGKEIFYAYSDQEKAKVIGKENVEELQSLDGNDESPEGIAEAEAAEAAEVAANGGKAGAAGDKPKGPKITIQRYKGLGEMNSDELWETTMDPARRILKQVRIEDASEADKVFDMLMGTDVPARKSFIQSNARSANIDI; via the coding sequence ATGGCTAAAGATCCAGAAGAGAAAAAGGCGGCCAAGGGAGCAAAAGAGGCTGAGTACGGGGCGGATTCTATTACCGTCCTCGAAGGGCTCGAACCGGTACGAAAGCGCCCGGGCATGTATATCGGCACTACTGGGCCGGACGGTTTTCACCATCTCATCACGGAAATCTTCGACAACTCTCGCGACGAAGCGATGGGTGGTTTTGCCAATGACATCGAAGTCGCCCTTCTGCCAGCGCCAAAAGGCAAGAACGGCGAAAAGCTCGGTCTCGAGCGTGTGCGCGTGGTAGACAACGGTCGAGGCATTCCGACCGGCATTCACAAGGCGACCAAAGTGTCGGCACTTGAAACCGTCATGACAGTGCTCCATGCCGGTGGTAAATTCGGCGGCGAAGGCGGCTACAAAGTCTCCGGCGGTCTGCACGGCGTGGGAGCTTCCGTGGTGAATGCGCTTTCCGTGATGTGCCGCGTGGAGGTACATCAGGATGGTGGCAAATTCATGCAGGAGTATTCGCAGGGCAAGAAAAAAGGCGCGGTGAAGAAGGTCGCGAGCTCAAAGCTCCACGGCACTATTGTCACTTTCCAGCCGGACCCGATCATCTTCGGCGAGCAGGCCTTCGATGTCAGCCGAATCATTGGCCACATGCGTCAGCAGGCGTACCTTGTACGCGGCTTGCGCATCTGCGTCATCGACGCCCGCAACCATCCGGATTCAGATGTTCTCGACGAAGCACTCGACTCCGCTTTCTATGTCCGTGAGCTTGGTCTCGACGCGCCATCCCAGACCTTCTATTTCGAAGGCGGCCTCATGTCGCTGGTGAAGTTTTCGAACCAGCTCCAGAAGCCGATTCATCGAAATGTATTTTATGTTGAAAAAGAAAAGCGCGCGGAAGGTGTGGAGTCGGTGGAAGTGGCATTGCAGTATGTCGACGATATCTCATCGCGCATTATGCCGTTTGCCAACAACATCTACAACGCCGAGGGCGGTACGCATATTACAGGTTTCAAGACTGCGCTCACCCGCTCGCTCAACACCTACGGCCGCAAGAACAATTTGATCAAAGAAAGCGAGGACAACTTCACTGGCGAAGACGTCATCGAAGGTCTCACTGCCGTGATCTCCGTGAAGATGCGAGAGATCCAATTTGAAGGCCAGACCAAGGGCAAATTGGGCAGCGTGGAGGCCCGCGGGGCCGTCGAAAGCGTGTTTGGCGAGGCGTTCGGTGCCTTCCTCGAGGAAAATCCTGATGATGCCCGATCGATCGTCCAGAAGGTGATTTTGGCCCTCAGAGCGCGAAAAGCCGCCAAGGCAGCCAAGGATTCCATTCTCCGTAAGGGTGCTTTGGATGGTATGACTCTTCCGGGCAAGCTCGCCGACTGTCAGAGTGGTACCAGTGCCGAAGACTCCGAAATCTTCATTGTGGAGGGAGATTCCGCGGGCGGTACGGCGAAGATGGGTCGCGACCGCCGTACTCAGGCGGTGTTGCCGTTGCGAGGCAAGATTTTGAACATCGAACGCGCACGTCTCGACCGCATGCTCGGCTCCGAGCAGATCAAAAATCTCGTCGTGGCCATGGGTACCGCGATCGGCGACACCTTTGATATCACCAAGCTCCGTTATCACAAGGTCATCATCGCCACTGATGCCGACGTGGACGGTGCACACATCCGCACACTCATTTTGACTTTGCTCTATCGATACTTCAAACCGTTGCTCGATGGTGGCTATATTTACATCGCTCAACCGCCGCTCTACAAGATCAAGAAAGGCAAGGAGATTTTCTACGCGTACAGCGATCAGGAAAAAGCGAAAGTGATCGGCAAGGAAAATGTCGAGGAATTGCAGTCGCTCGACGGCAACGACGAATCGCCTGAGGGGATTGCTGAGGCCGAGGCGGCGGAAGCTGCTGAGGTGGCTGCGAACGGCGGAAAGGCAGGTGCAGCGGGCGACAAACCAAAGGGCCCAAAGATCACCATCCAGCGATACAAGGGTCTCGGAGAAATGAACTCCGACGAGCTCTGGGAGACCACCATGGATCCTGCTCGACGTATTTTGAAGCAGGTGCGCATCGAAGACGCCTCCGAGGCGGACAAGGTGTTTGATATGTTGATGGGTACCGATGTGCCGGCACGAAAGTCGTTTATTCAGTCGAACGCGCGGTCGGCGAATATCGATATTTAG
- a CDS encoding DUF5069 domain-containing protein, which yields MTTSYKIDLDLTKEPPRSPRVRLGHFVILARCIDKCRATLAGKAGEYEFDCELDRSLLDWKGITGDQLKAYIAEGHSDDEIEAWVRANGGSKSDAEIMQWSGRASINAYLDNPENREWLEEQFARLNLPKETSVLFDHLDADDKVSFKK from the coding sequence ATGACCACCTCGTATAAAATCGACCTCGACCTCACGAAAGAACCGCCCCGCAGCCCGCGCGTACGGCTCGGACATTTTGTCATTTTGGCGCGTTGTATCGACAAGTGTCGTGCGACGCTCGCAGGGAAGGCCGGCGAATACGAGTTTGATTGCGAGCTCGACCGATCGCTCCTCGACTGGAAGGGGATTACTGGCGACCAGCTCAAAGCCTACATTGCTGAAGGACATTCCGACGACGAGATCGAAGCCTGGGTTCGCGCCAACGGTGGTTCAAAAAGCGACGCCGAGATCATGCAGTGGTCAGGGCGGGCGAGCATCAATGCCTACCTCGACAATCCGGAAAATCGCGAGTGGCTCGAGGAGCAGTTTGCCCGCCTCAATCTCCCGAAGGAGACCTCAGTCCTTTTTGACCACCTTGATGCGGATGATAAGGTAAGTTTTAAGAAATAA
- a CDS encoding reverse transcriptase/maturase family protein, whose translation MRIQLVHAYEDITSLENLLLAWREFSRDKKQKRDVQLFSLQLMENILNLRAELVAKTYVHSPYKAFAITDPKPRSIHKALVRDRLLHHALCRKLYPFFDRTFISDSYSCRIMKGVHLALDQFRTFGRKVSLNHTRTCWVLKCDVRKFFASIDHFILIDILKKYIADPDVVWLIERVVDGFQSTAPGKGLPLGNLTSQLLVNIYMNEFDQFVKHRLKVKYYIRYADDFVIFHEQKKVLERQLRDMSDFLEHELKLSLHPGKVSIKTLASGVDFLGWVHFPHHRVLRSVTKRRMFKRLAAADSLATVRSYLGLLSHGNTYYLCEKVAQYERNMLK comes from the coding sequence ATGCGCATTCAGTTGGTTCATGCCTACGAAGATATCACATCCCTCGAAAATCTGCTCCTTGCCTGGCGCGAATTTTCGAGGGATAAAAAACAGAAGAGAGACGTGCAGCTTTTCTCTCTTCAACTGATGGAAAATATCTTGAACCTTCGGGCAGAGTTGGTTGCCAAAACATACGTTCACTCTCCCTACAAGGCATTCGCTATTACCGACCCGAAGCCGCGCAGTATTCATAAGGCGTTGGTGCGAGATCGCTTGTTGCACCACGCTCTGTGTCGAAAACTCTACCCATTTTTTGATCGAACGTTTATCAGCGATTCGTATTCTTGTCGAATTATGAAAGGCGTTCATCTGGCATTAGACCAATTTCGGACTTTTGGAAGAAAAGTCTCACTCAACCATACTCGCACCTGCTGGGTGTTGAAATGCGATGTTCGGAAATTCTTCGCTTCCATCGATCATTTCATCCTTATTGATATACTAAAAAAGTATATTGCCGACCCGGATGTTGTCTGGTTGATCGAAAGAGTGGTCGATGGTTTTCAGAGTACTGCGCCAGGCAAGGGGCTGCCGCTCGGCAATCTCACCTCGCAGCTTCTGGTGAATATTTATATGAATGAATTTGATCAATTTGTGAAGCATCGACTCAAGGTAAAGTATTACATTCGATATGCGGATGATTTCGTCATCTTTCACGAACAGAAAAAAGTGCTTGAGCGCCAGTTGCGGGACATGTCTGATTTTTTGGAACATGAACTAAAGCTTTCGCTTCATCCAGGCAAGGTTTCAATCAAAACACTTGCGTCAGGTGTCGATTTTCTGGGTTGGGTGCATTTTCCGCACCACAGAGTTTTGCGTTCGGTGACAAAACGGAGGATGTTCAAGCGCCTGGCCGCAGCAGATTCATTGGCGACAGTTCGGTCGTACTTGGGACTGTTGAGCCATGGCAACACTTACTACCTGTGCGAAAAAGTCGCACAGTATGAGCGGAATATGCTAAAATGA
- a CDS encoding class E sortase, translating to MAKEQISVGKHYLAISVAILFFFIFGSILGVFGLLPHDIQQAVQPNPIAINSLFSFSTSTTLSTSPITSVPVEAALVTKEEPAVQYDRGVVKETPLHVSIPKIGVSVVVKNPTSTNVAVLDSALMEGAVRYPTSGLLGESKNVFLMGHSAYSRVIKNRAYHTFDGVEKLVEGDEVYVDSTDARYVYKVVRVSFLKDSEAYIDLESDVRMLTLATCNAFGTKDDRVVVQARFIKKMALPPLD from the coding sequence ATGGCAAAAGAACAGATCTCTGTCGGCAAGCACTATCTCGCGATCAGCGTGGCTATTCTCTTTTTCTTCATTTTCGGCTCTATCTTGGGCGTTTTTGGCCTATTGCCGCACGATATCCAGCAGGCCGTACAGCCGAATCCGATCGCTATCAACAGCCTATTTTCATTTTCGACAAGTACTACTTTGAGTACGTCCCCGATCACTTCTGTGCCTGTCGAGGCAGCACTGGTGACAAAAGAGGAGCCGGCGGTCCAGTACGACCGTGGTGTCGTGAAAGAGACGCCGCTGCATGTGTCGATCCCCAAAATTGGTGTGAGTGTGGTGGTGAAAAATCCGACGAGCACCAATGTAGCCGTCCTCGACTCGGCGCTCATGGAGGGCGCAGTGCGGTATCCGACCTCGGGCCTGCTTGGTGAGTCGAAAAATGTCTTTTTGATGGGTCACAGCGCGTATTCGCGAGTGATCAAGAATCGTGCGTACCATACCTTCGATGGCGTAGAGAAATTGGTAGAAGGGGACGAGGTGTATGTCGACAGCACCGACGCGCGCTATGTCTACAAAGTCGTGCGCGTCTCCTTCCTGAAAGATTCCGAAGCGTACATCGATCTCGAGAGTGATGTCCGCATGCTCACCCTCGCGACCTGCAACGCTTTTGGTACAAAGGACGATCGAGTGGTGGTGCAGGCGCGATTTATCAAGAAAATGGCACTTCCGCCGCTAGACTAG
- the pheS gene encoding phenylalanine--tRNA ligase subunit alpha — protein sequence MKEQQKGHLHPLTQVIREIQTIFAEIGFDVAVGPELETEFYNFDALNVPKDHPARDMQDTFWLKQKSASGERLLLRTHATSVTLRMLEQHKDDLAKVAPLRLIAPGKVFRNEATDVTHEAQFFQLDGVMVDKQVSLADLKNTLTYFFKRLLGEDVELRFRPSFFPFVEPGVEIDIRWKDKWLEVMGAGLLHPNVLTAAGIDPQQWSGFAFGGGIDRLVMLRYGIDDIRALYTADLRLVNQF from the coding sequence GTGAAAGAACAACAAAAAGGCCACCTCCATCCGCTCACCCAGGTGATTCGCGAGATCCAGACAATCTTCGCGGAGATTGGTTTTGATGTGGCGGTGGGGCCGGAGCTTGAGACTGAGTTCTACAACTTTGACGCACTCAATGTGCCGAAAGATCATCCGGCGCGCGACATGCAGGATACCTTTTGGCTGAAGCAGAAAAGTGCGAGCGGCGAGCGCTTGCTTTTGCGTACCCACGCGACCTCGGTGACGCTCCGCATGCTCGAGCAGCACAAAGACGACCTGGCGAAAGTTGCACCGCTGCGCCTTATCGCTCCGGGTAAGGTATTTCGCAACGAAGCTACCGATGTCACCCACGAAGCGCAATTCTTTCAGCTCGATGGCGTGATGGTGGACAAGCAGGTGTCGCTGGCTGATCTCAAAAACACGCTGACGTATTTCTTCAAGCGCCTGCTTGGCGAAGATGTCGAGCTACGCTTCCGTCCGAGCTTCTTTCCGTTCGTCGAGCCGGGCGTGGAGATCGATATTCGCTGGAAGGACAAGTGGCTCGAGGTGATGGGGGCGGGCCTCCTGCACCCGAATGTGTTGACCGCCGCCGGCATCGACCCGCAGCAATGGTCGGGCTTCGCTTTCGGCGGCGGCATCGACCGCCTCGTCATGCTCCGCTACGGTATCGACGATATCCGCGCACTGTACACGGCGGATTTGCGGCTTGTGAATCAGTTCTAG
- a CDS encoding phenylalanine--tRNA ligase subunit beta yields the protein MKVSHNWLQCYFEKPLPTAEKLAELFTFGAFEVEGIEKVLDAQGKLTDTVIDVKVLPDRAHYALCHRGASGEVSALAGLARKPLNRQPFAETSTRKVEVKNLESKLCARYVTRYVENITVGKTPDWPRFWLEAIGQRSINTVVDATNTVMFDMGQPLHAFDADKVKGPITIRLAKANEKMTTLDGSAGAGKEIELSPEMLVIADDAGVLAVAGVKGGSRAAVTSETKNLILEAACFDPVSVRKTSTKIGIRNESSRRFENEITPHLAADAMYWLTALILEQSKSAKVGPVTDIHGELPELVKMEVSVEQINAMFGVAIPTGIVVDLLNRLELNAVISGGAKGVKGDTFTLTIPYERLDLRIPADIAEEVGRLYGYDKIPYTAPAKRPLATANKTFYYCEKIKNVLIAQGFSEVYGYALAAKGDFEVAKSLAADKGKLRTNLADGMAKSLEMNVRNADLLGLETVAIFEIGTVFSAAAETTSLGLAAQMVKKVKGKKSEDVLNNALEAIAGGLSITLPAAKVQVAATGGALLELNLTSLITTLPAPASYTDLGFTRAIDTKYKPFSAYPFITRDIALFVPAGTDEAAVRTAIADLLKKIAGNLVVKGPDCFDRFEKDGKLSLAYRMIFQSYEKTLSDEEVNAHMTALHEAVKANGWTVR from the coding sequence ATGAAAGTCTCCCACAACTGGCTCCAATGCTATTTCGAAAAGCCGCTTCCGACAGCGGAAAAGCTTGCTGAGCTGTTCACGTTCGGCGCTTTTGAGGTGGAGGGGATTGAGAAAGTGCTTGATGCGCAGGGAAAGCTCACCGACACCGTCATCGACGTAAAAGTCTTGCCCGACCGAGCTCATTACGCACTCTGTCATCGAGGGGCCTCGGGCGAAGTTTCTGCGCTTGCCGGCTTGGCGCGCAAGCCGCTCAACAGGCAGCCATTTGCCGAAACTTCGACTCGGAAAGTTGAGGTAAAGAATCTCGAGTCGAAGCTCTGCGCTCGATATGTCACCCGCTACGTCGAAAATATCACTGTCGGCAAGACGCCCGACTGGCCACGATTCTGGCTCGAAGCGATCGGCCAGCGCTCCATTAACACCGTCGTCGATGCGACCAACACGGTGATGTTCGACATGGGCCAGCCGCTCCACGCTTTTGATGCCGACAAAGTGAAGGGTCCGATCACGATTCGTCTTGCCAAGGCCAACGAAAAAATGACCACACTCGACGGCAGTGCCGGGGCGGGGAAGGAGATTGAATTGTCTCCGGAGATGCTCGTGATCGCCGATGATGCCGGTGTGCTGGCGGTGGCTGGAGTGAAAGGCGGTTCGCGAGCCGCTGTCACCAGCGAGACAAAGAACCTCATCCTCGAGGCAGCGTGTTTTGATCCTGTGTCCGTGCGCAAGACCAGCACCAAGATCGGCATCCGCAATGAATCTTCGAGACGTTTTGAAAATGAGATCACACCGCACCTCGCAGCCGACGCCATGTATTGGCTCACCGCGCTCATTTTGGAACAGTCAAAGAGTGCAAAAGTCGGACCGGTGACCGACATTCACGGTGAGCTTCCCGAGCTGGTCAAAATGGAGGTTTCGGTCGAACAGATCAATGCGATGTTTGGCGTTGCCATTCCTACAGGCATAGTCGTCGACTTGCTCAATCGGCTTGAACTCAACGCTGTGATTTCTGGCGGCGCGAAAGGCGTAAAAGGTGACACATTCACCCTCACCATCCCGTATGAACGTCTCGACTTGCGGATTCCTGCCGATATCGCCGAAGAAGTCGGCCGCCTCTACGGCTACGACAAGATTCCGTACACCGCGCCAGCGAAGCGTCCGCTCGCAACTGCCAACAAGACTTTTTATTATTGCGAAAAGATAAAGAATGTACTCATCGCCCAAGGCTTCTCTGAGGTGTACGGCTATGCTCTGGCCGCCAAGGGTGATTTTGAGGTGGCAAAGTCGCTGGCTGCTGATAAAGGCAAGCTTCGCACCAATCTCGCCGACGGCATGGCGAAGTCGCTTGAGATGAATGTTCGCAACGCCGACTTGCTTGGCCTCGAGACAGTTGCTATTTTCGAAATCGGCACTGTTTTTAGCGCCGCCGCTGAAACCACCTCTCTCGGCCTCGCCGCACAAATGGTGAAGAAAGTGAAAGGGAAGAAGAGCGAGGATGTTTTGAATAATGCGCTTGAGGCGATTGCTGGTGGGCTCAGTATCACGCTCCCTGCGGCCAAAGTCCAGGTGGCTGCTACTGGCGGTGCGCTGCTCGAGCTGAATCTCACCTCGCTCATCACGACACTCCCTGCGCCAGCCTCCTACACCGACCTCGGCTTTACTCGCGCTATCGACACTAAATACAAGCCGTTCTCAGCGTATCCGTTCATCACACGCGATATCGCACTGTTTGTTCCGGCTGGTACGGATGAGGCGGCTGTTCGCACCGCCATCGCCGACTTGCTCAAGAAGATCGCTGGTAACCTCGTGGTGAAAGGCCCTGACTGCTTCGATCGATTCGAAAAAGACGGCAAACTCTCGCTCGCGTACCGCATGATCTTCCAGTCATACGAAAAGACGCTCTCCGATGAAGAAGTGAACGCGCACATGACCGCGCTCCACGAAGCGGTGAAGGCGAATGGGTGGACGGTGCGGTAA